In the Quercus lobata isolate SW786 chromosome 5, ValleyOak3.0 Primary Assembly, whole genome shotgun sequence genome, one interval contains:
- the LOC115990803 gene encoding agamous-like MADS-box protein AGL29: MGRRKIEMKMVKDNSSRQVTFSKRRTGLFKKANELATLCGAEVAIVVFSPGGKPFSFGHPTVDSVSDRFLNQDQEVPNVKARAGSSKNAKVDRLNQQLVDVMKRLQAEKKKAQSLDQKAKKAKGPQNCQTQIDELSLHELEKLKGSLEELRENVKARVCEMEASFSLLLLAQKPIQEADMSVSKKAN; encoded by the coding sequence ATGGGAAGGCGAAAAATCGAGATGAAGATGGTGAAGGACAACAGCTCCAGACAGGTGACCTTCTCCAAGCGCCGGACTGGCCTTTTTAAGAAAGCAAACGAGCTTGCAACTCTGTGTGGCGCAGAAGTTGCCATAGTTGTTTTCTCTCCAGGAGGTAAGCCATTCTCATTTGGCCACCCAACTGTTGATTCAGTGTCAGACAGGTTTCTAAATCAGGACCAAGAAGTACCAAATGTTAAGGCTCGTGCTGGTTCTTCAAAGAATGCAAAGGTTGACAGGCTTAATCAGCAACTTGTTGATGTGATGAAGCGACTACAAGCTGAAAAGAAGAAGGCACAGAGTCTTGATCAGAAGGCTAAGAAAGCAAAAGGACCACAAAATTGCCAGACTCAGATCGATGAGCTCAGCTTGCATGAGCTTGAAAAATTGAAGGGATCGCTGGAGGAGCTTCGTGAGAATGTAAAAGCTCGAGTATGTGAGATGGAAGCTTCATTTTCGTTGCTGCTCTTGGCACAGAAACCTATCCAAGAGGCTGATATGTCAGTTTCTAAAAAAGCTAATTGA
- the LOC115990804 gene encoding agamous-like MADS-box protein AGL62, translating into MEGKKTKGRQKIEMKKIENEDDRLITFSKRRSGIYKKASELVTLCGAEVGVVIFSPAGKPFTFGHPSVESVANRFLRQNPPPGQGDNTHPLVEAHRRVRINELNQQYNELLSLLEAEKDQGKALQKLTKARGNKGWWEVPTEELGYQELKQMNAQLEELHKNLCNHMKEKAFAGGALPSSSTYFPGNSSQGSIPFIPNASDADPPLPPSYGYGPGNF; encoded by the coding sequence ATGGAGGGAAAGAAAACTAAGGGAAGGCAGAAAATTGAGatgaagaaaatagagaatgaaGATGATCGTCTTATTACTTTCTCAAAACGTAGATCTGGTATCTACAAAAAGGCTAGTGAGTTGGTGACCCTATGTGGTGCTGAGGTTGGTGTTGTGATTTTCTCACCAGCAGGAAAGCCCTTTACATTTGGTCATCCCTCGGTTGAGTCTGTGGCCAATCGCTTCTTGagacaaaacccaccacctggtcAAGGTGACAACACCCATCCCTTGGTGGAGGCTCACCGGAGGGTGAGAATCAATGAGCTCAACCAGCAGTACAATGAGCTGCTCAGCCTACTCGAAGCCGAGAAGGACCAAGGGAAGGCACTCCAGAAGCTGACAAAGGCAAGGGGAAACAAGGGTTGGTGGGAGGTTCCAACTGAGGAGCTTGGCTATCAAGAGCTAAAACAAATGAACGCTCAATTGGAGGAGCTTCACAAAAACCTGTGCAACCATATGAAGGAGAAGGCTTTTGCTGGCGGGGCGCTCCCTTCGTCCTCTACCTATTTTCCTGGAAATTCTTCCCAAGGATCCATCCCGTTTATCCCTAATGCCAGTGATGCTGATCCTCCCCTTCCTCCCAGCTATGGCTATGGACCAGGGAACTTCTGA